The region TCCGCCTGTCGTCCTGCGGGACGGGCGGGGTGGTGCCGAACCGGGGCAACGGGGTGTCGTCCCGGTAGGACGTCTGGGCGGGCTGCTCGGCGTCGGGCCGGACGAAGGCGCTCTTGAGGATCCGCTGAGCCTCGGCGGCTGCTTCGTCGTCGGTCAGCGGGCGGGTGATGTGGCCGAAGTCCACGGGGTCTCCTCGGGCTGCGCCCGTGCCCTCCCCGCCGTGGTGGCGGGGAGGGCACGGGCGGGATGGGGGTGTGGGGCGGGGGTTACGGCCGGTCGGAGGCGGCGTCGGGTACTGCCAGCGCGGCAGCTGCAGGCGCCCGGACCCGACGCGGACAGGGAGGTCGTCGCGGTGTCCGGTGAGCAGCAGTGCGGTCAGCGACGCGCGGGTCTCCGAGCTGCGGGCGAGGAACGCGGCGGCCTCGTCGGCCATGAGCACCAGGGGGAGGTTCGTCATCGTGTTCTCCTTCGTCGGTTCGGTGGGGCAGGACTATTCGGACCAGCCGAGGGGGGCGTATTCACCGTGGTCGACCTGGAGGAGGAGCCCGGCCTCGACCAGTTCGCTGAGTGCGTTGCGGACGGTGCCTGCGGCGCCGTCGACCGCGGTCCGGATTTCCTTGGAGGTCATCCGCCGGGTCACCGCCGCGAGGACCTGGTCCTTGACCGTCACCCGTTTCTTGGCCGTGGTGAATACCGGCGGCATCGGGGCGAAGCCGTCGTGGTCGTGGTCGTCGTCGGTGGTGTCGGGGGGAGGTGCGTCCCAGTCGCCGTAGAGGTCGCCCAGGGCGTCGCTCTCGCGGTCGGTGAGGGTGCTGACGGCACCGTTCTCGGGGAAGATCTCGCCCAGGCCGTCGGGGCTGCCGTCGTCGGGGAGATGGACGTACAGGGTGCGCATGAGCAGGGTGTCGGACCCGGTGACGACGTGGCCCGCGCCTTGTGTGGACTGACCGGGGCGGTCGTCCTCGGTGCCTCGCATCCGGTCGAGGAGGGAGACAGCGGCGCCGAGCCGGTCGGGGATCGAGGCGAGGTCGGCGTCACCGGCCAGGCCGCCGGTGGCCTGGCGGGCGGCGACACCGCCCGAGATGCGGAGCACGATGCCGACGCCGCCCTGGACCTGCTCGCGCAGGGAGGCGGCGCCGCCGAGCTTGTCGAGGTTGAGGGTCTGTCCGGCGAACAGGACGCCGATGCCGAACTTGCGGCCCTCGCGGGCGAGGATGTCGGTCAGTTCGGCGATCTCGTCGCCGTATTCGGGGTCGGTGACCAGCGAGTTGAACTCGTCGAGGACCAGGACCAGGGCGGGGTAGGGGGAGTGCGGTGAGAAGTCGTGGCCGACTTCGGTGTTGATCTCGCCGCGGATCCCCATCAGGGCCACGGCCGCGCGGAGCTGACGGACGGTGCGCAGAGCGCCGGAGCCCTGCCGGTCGACGTAGCGGCCGACCGCGGCCATCTGCGCGTCCGGGCGGGCCGCGGTCACCCAGCAGACGACACCGGCGTTCGAATAGGCGGCGCACATGAGCGCCATCGCGACGGTCTTGCCGGAGCCGGTGACGCCGACGAGGAACCCGTGCAGGGTGCCGGAGGCGGACCGCATGTGGACCTTGGCGTCGCGTCCGTCGTGACCGGTGCCCAGAGTGAACCGGCCGTACTGGTCCAGGGCGAGGAGCTCGCGGGTTGCCGGGCGAGCCCGCTTGAACGGAGCCTCGTCGTACAGCGAGATCAGCACTTCGCGGCCCTGCGGTTCGGCGACCAGCCGCATCTCAGACGGGGCGACACCGAACGCGCTGCAGAGCTGTTCGTGGTTGACCCGGGCGACCTGGCTGGCGGGAACCGCGGCGAGGATCATGGTCCTGCCGGGCACCTCGTCGTCGATCGCAACGACCTGCGCGCCGGGGATCGCCCCGCCGGGTGCGGCGATGTAGTCGCGCCACATCGTGTCGAAGCGGCTTTTCCCCTCGCGGGAGGGCTGCACGCTCAGACGTATCCGGCCGGGCCCGGTGTCCGCGATCTCCTCCAGCGACACCGTCGTCACGGGAAAGCCGTAGACGGCGGCGATATCGGTGGGATCCATGCGGGGCACGGCCGTGCCGGCCGGGGCGACGATGTCGGCGGTGAAGTCCGGCCGGTCCTGCGCCAGTTGCCGGATGTTCTCCAGCCGGGTCTCCTGCGCCACCTTGGAGTCGGCCCACATCCTGGCGACGATGCCGTCGAAGTCCTTCGGATACGCAGCCGTTGTGTCGCCGGGCTCTCCGGGGGTCCATCCGGCGCGGGAGGCCGGGAGCCAGGCCCCCATCAGCGCGCCCCACACGACCGGGGCGGCGATCTGCCACCAGGACGTGCCAGGCACGATCGCGTTCGCGGCGTACACGCCAGTGCCGGTGACGACCGGCAGCACCCGCTGAGCGGTCTTTAGCGCCTTGGAGAAGTCACCGGACTTCACCCGCCGGTACAGCCACCACAGGCAGCTACTGCCAGCCAGCGCGACAGGCACATGGGCGGCTGCGCCGCCCAGCTCGGGGAGTGCGGCCAGCGCGACGGCGGACACCCCGTACGCGGCCAGCTCCGCCTTCGCCTTCCTGGGCATCCGCTTCATCACGGCAGGGCCTCCTTCTTCTGTTGTTGTCCGGGACGGGAGAGGGCCGCACCCCGCTTTCGGCGGGTGCGGCCCTCGATGAAAGCGGAGGAGCGGGCGGGTCAGCGCTTGCGGTAGAACCCGGGCTTGGCCTGACGGGCCTTCGTCGCCTGTACCGCGGCGTGGATGCCGCCGTACTGGGCCTGATGCACGGTCTTCGCCCGGCCGGCCGCCTGACTGATCCGGTCCGCCGCGCCCGCCACACGCAGTCCGTGTGCGGTACAGCGCCCGAAGGCGCGGGACACCCCGCCGATGGCGGTGAGATGCCGGGCGTCGACCTCCGCGGCCGCGCACATGTCGGCCACGACGGCCGCGAACTTGGCGTTGCGCTTCATACGCAGCGCCACCCCCTCTGCCTCCTCCCGCAGCCGGTCGGCGGCGTTCTGGAGGCGGGTGAGCTTGGCGCGCAGCGCCTTGTATCCGTTGTTTTCGCCATCGGATCCGACGGCGGGAAAGTTGCTCATCGCGGATCCCCGATCAGTTCTCGTTGTGTACGCGTGCGCTGGGCGTGAGCAGGCCCGCGTCGACGGTCGCGTCGGCGACGGGACGATGGTCACGGTTCATGGCCGTCTCCTCCGCCTCGGACAGCTCGGCCGCCTCCAGGCAGGCCTTGGCCATCCGTGCGACGTGGCGGATGAGACCGGAGATCTCATTCGCCACTTCGGCCAGGGCCGACATCAGCTCCTTGCTGCCCACGTTGTGGTCCTCGGCAAGGTCATCGGCCATGGCCTGCACCACGCTGAGCAGCCGCCGGCCGGACTTGACCAGGGACTCGCAGTCGTCGTGCGTGTCCATGCCCTGCGTCGTCAGCTTGTCCAGCGACCTGCAGACATCGTCGAGCGTGATGTCGGTCATGTGCCGGCCGCTCGCGACCTTCGTCACGGTGAACTTCGGGATCACTGGTTCCATGGGAATTGCCTTCCTCTTACGGGTCGTACCGGGCCTCTTGCCTGCCGGGCGCTGCGGCGCACGGGGCAGGGCCGACGGTCCGGACTGCGGGATGCCGCGCCGGGCGGGCGCGATCGGGGCGGGCTCCCACGGCTTGCTGTTGCGGCGTGCCGGACCGGCCTGGGTCCAGATGACCGTCGCGGGCTCCTGCGCACCGACGTCCCACGGCGAGGTACGGGACCAGCCGAAGCCCGGACCCGAACCAGGAGTACTGCCGGCCGGGCCTGGCCCGGCCTTACCGGGCGGGGTCTTCTTCCATGGCCCCTTGCCCGCCGCTGCACCGGGACCGCTCCCCGTCCCGCCACCGGTGGGGGTGTTCGTCGGGCCGCCGGGGGCGGAGGTGTTCTTCGGTCCGCCGGGCGTTTTCTTCTTCCACGGTCCCTTGCCCGCCGCTGTACCCGGGCCGGTTGCCGTCCCGCCACCGGTGGGGGTGTTCGTCGGGCCGCCGGGGGCGGAGGTGTTCTTCGGTCCGCCGGGCGTTTTCTTCTTCCACGGTCCCTTGCCCGCCGCTGTACCCGGGCCGGTTGCCGTCCCGCCACCGGTGGGAGTGTTCGTCGGACTGCCGGGCGGGCCGCTCGTACTGCTGCGGCGCTTCTTCCAGCGAGCTGCCATCGTCTCGCCGACCGCTTGCCAGAACGTCGTGCGCCCCGTGCCCGGTGCGGCGCCGCTGGAGGAGCCGTTGACGCCGCCGGGCGGTGTGGTAATGCCGCTGTTGGGCTTGTTCGGCTTACTCAGGACCGGCGTCGGCGGCTGACGCCGGTTCCACCGGTCCTGCACCGTGTTGCCGACGGCCTGGGGGAGCGTCGTCCGCTGGTGCTTCGACCCGCCTTTCGACGTGCCGCCGGACGCTCCCGAGGACCCTGACGTCCCAGGCCCGTTCGACCTGCCCCGGCCCTCTGAGCTCCGCCCGGGACCGGTCCCTCCGCGGCCGGCGCCGGCGCCGGCGCCCTGCTGGCCGGAGCCCGATGAGCCCGACCGGCCAGAACCCTTCGGGCCGGATCCCGACCGGCCGGAGTTGTTCTGGCCGCCCGGACTGTTGGACTTCCCGCCACCGGAACTACCGGAAGGTCCGGGCTTGTTGGGAGCGGTCCGCGACGAGCCCGACGAGCCCGCCCCTGAACCTCCAGACGGCCCCCTGGAGCCCTTCCGTGACCCGCCCGGCCCCATCGGGCCACCGGACCGTCCCGGGCCGCCAGAACCCTGCCCACGGGCCGTCCTGCCGTACTCGTGGGACGACTGCACACCACGCTGCGCCTTGGCGCGCTCGGCGACAGCCTGTGCGGCGAACCGTGTCCCGTCCGCGTCGGCCTTGGCCGACAGCATTTCCATTGCGCGTTTGTGTTTCCCGGCCTCCGCCCTGCGCGGACCGGATTCCTGCACCCAGGTACGGATTCCCTCGAAAGCGGCGAGAGCGATTGCCAGAATCGCGGCCATCGAAAGCGCCCCCGTGCGGGGCGCCCCGGCGTCGGCCGGAGCGTCTCCCGGGCCTTCGCTGCGGAAAGTCGGGGGGACAACTCCCGCCGGGGGCGTGGCAATAGACGGTGCGGGTGCGTCGAACGGGGAAACCCGGACCGGTTCCGTTCTGTCACTGTTTCCCGCTCCCGTTCCCGTCCCACTGTCCGATGTCAGTACCGGAGCAGGCGGGACTGCGGGAGGCGGGGGCAGAGAGCCGATCCGGGGGATCGGGACCACGTTGTCCGGGCCTTGATCGTCGGACACGTGCCCTCCCTTCATGGTGACGGCCGGTCACCGGGGGCGGGTGCCTCGCACGCGTACATAGCACGCGTGGTTGGGACCCGCCAACCCGGCTTCCCGGCCGTGATGATGATGACGATGACAGTCACACCAGGTGAGTTCGGTAGATCCGCTCCAGCTCACCGGAGACCGTGTTGAAGAGGCGCCCGTCGCCCGATCTCCGGGCCTTCTGCAGCGCCGACACCTTCACGAAGTCGAGCCAGACCCGCATGAATTCCTCGGGCCCTTTCTCTCCTTTCGTGTGCGCCTCCTCGAACCTCCTGTTCCAGTACTCCGCTTTCTTCGGAGACATGGCCGAGATCTTCACCTACGCGCTCTCCTTCGACTTGAAGAAGTCACTGAGCACCTGTGGTGCACCGGCCTCTTCTCCATCATTCTTCGCGGGTGCCAGACGCTCCAGGGTGCGAGCAGCAGAATTCTGCGCGATGGCCCTGGCCTGGCCTTTCCTCTGAGCCTTTTTCAGAGCCTTCCTTTCCCGGGTCTCTCCGACCTGCTGCGGGTCGGTCCTCTCATAGGCGGCGACCGTCCCGTTGATGGCCTTCGCGGCCTTGCGCATAGCCCTGGCCGCCTCCCGCAGGGGCTTGGCGCGCTGCTTCGCCCGCAGCGCTTTCGACCAGGGCAGATCCCCGTCGACCGCACGCTGTTTCAGGTCCGATTCCAGGGCGTCGGCCAGCGCGTCGTAGCTCTGCGCGTCGGTCAGCAGACCCGCACTGTGCTGCGCCTGCCAGGAGTCGCGCGATCCATCCAGACGCAGGGCCTGGACACCGGACGTCACCCGGGTCGCAATGTCAGTACTGCTCATGGGATTTCTCTCCTCATCGGGGGGGAATCGGTGGAGACCGGGACCGGCGCTTCGACGCCTTCACCGCGCTCCCGAGGCGCTGACTTCACCTCGGAGCGCGGTGGAACCGTCGAACAGCCCATCCGTTCAGGTCAGAGGGCCGGGTGGTAGCCGTGAGGACCAGGTCGACAGCCTCCTAGCGGTACTTCGAGGCGCTGTCGGTTGAGGACACCCCCGTCTCGCGCTGTCCGTCGGCGGGCAGCGCCTGGTCGGCGTCGCCGCCGGAGACGAGAATCCGGACGGCCGTGCGGACGGCACGCTCGGGACGGCGCCCGAGCTCGGTGCGGAGGAGACGAATGCGGCCGTGGCGCGGGGCGGGTGGTTCTCGGTTGTGCCTGGCCCGCTGTGTCCGTGCTCGGGGCGCGGTGCGGGCCAGCGGCCTGCCGGCCGTGGCCGTCACCGGTCCGCGCTCGGGTGTGAGCGGGGCCGGTGGCGACCATGGCCAGCAGGTCAGCGCCGCTTTCGCGGCAGCAGGCGGGGGTGGCACCACCAGCAGGTGGGGCCGTGGTCGTACAGGCTGCGGGAGTGGACCAGCAGGAACGGCGTGGCCAGGATCATGACGAGGGTGATCAGGACGAGGATCACGCCGATCGCGTACTGAAGATTGCTCATGTCGAGTTCCTCTCAACTCAGTCGAAGCTCGGGGAGGGTTGGGTGGGCGACCTGACGCTCGCGCTCACACACCGGCCCGCGCTCGGGGTGCGAGCGCGGGCCGGTGGCGAGCGTGAGCGTCAGGCGGTGAGCGCCTCGCGCTCACCGGGCGCTCACCTACGCGCCCGGGGTGGCCTCCTCGACCTGAGCGCGCAGACGCTGGGCGGTCGGGCGGGAGACCGGACTGTCGGACAGCTTCGCGTCGGTGAGCGCGTCGCGGATCTCCTTCCACTCGGGGCGGCGCCCGAGCTCGGTGTAGAGGAGACGGATGCGAGCGTGGCGGCGCTCGGTGAGCGCGTCGCTCTCGCTGCGCGTGAGCGCGCCGTCCGCTCGGTGAGCGTCGTCATCGTCCGTGTCACGCTCACCTTCGTGAGCGCCGGAGGTGAGCGCCGGGCGCTCGCGCTCACCGCGCGTCTCCTCATCGGTGAGCGCGCTCATGTCCGGGCGAGCGTGCTCGCTCTCCTCCACCCGTTCGACGGTGAGCGCGTCCTCGGGGGTGAGCGTGTCGGCGAGCGCGGCGGGCGCGGAGCCGAGCTTGAGCGCCATCCGCTTGTCCAACGGGGCCTTCCAGCGCCACAGCAGACCGAAGTCTTCCTTGAGCTGCGCTCGCATGTAGGTCTCCTCCTGGAGGCGGGTGAGCGCCTGCTGGTAGGAGGTGATCTCCCACAGGATCATCCGGCGGCGGAGCCGGGCGGTGGGGATCGGAGCGAGGATCCAGCGGCTACGGCGCACCGTCTCCATCCGCTTCTTGCCGGTAACCGCGCCGATCCGGGTGCCGTACACGTGCGAGGCGATCTCGGAGAAGATGACCCAGAGCAGCGTGAGGGCGGCGTGCCCGATACGGCCTCCGGGGGTGGAGGACGCCTGCCAGTTGAGGTAGACCGTCACCGCTGTCAGCGCGCGGGGCACCCAGCGGATCCAGCGGAGCTCCATGCCCATCCGGATGAGGATGAGGTTGGCGCCGGTGAACGCGGGGATCGCGACGTCGATGCCGACGGGGAGCAGCCACGGCCAGTCCCAGCCCCACTTGGCGGCCTTGGTCTCCAGCGCGGTGTAGGAGGAGAGCAGCCCGAGGGTGGAGACGACCGCGGCCGCCAGGACGATCCCGACGACCAGCACCAGCTCCTGGCCGGACAGCGGCGGCACCCCGTCGGCGGGCCGGGCGTCGTCGCGGGCTTTGCGCCGCTTGGCGCGCGACTCGGTCCGAATCTCCCGGCGCCGCGCCCGCTGGACGGTGCGCTGCGTCGCCGCCTCGAGGATCCGGTCAGCTTCGGCGCGGGCCTGGGCGGCGGCGGTCTGGTCGGCCGTGGCCTGCGCCGCTGCCTCCCGGGCCGTCGTCGCGTCGGCGTCGGCCT is a window of Streptomyces sp. NBC_00654 DNA encoding:
- a CDS encoding type IV secretory system conjugative DNA transfer family protein, which gives rise to MKRMPRKAKAELAAYGVSAVALAALPELGGAAAHVPVALAGSSCLWWLYRRVKSGDFSKALKTAQRVLPVVTGTGVYAANAIVPGTSWWQIAAPVVWGALMGAWLPASRAGWTPGEPGDTTAAYPKDFDGIVARMWADSKVAQETRLENIRQLAQDRPDFTADIVAPAGTAVPRMDPTDIAAVYGFPVTTVSLEEIADTGPGRIRLSVQPSREGKSRFDTMWRDYIAAPGGAIPGAQVVAIDDEVPGRTMILAAVPASQVARVNHEQLCSAFGVAPSEMRLVAEPQGREVLISLYDEAPFKRARPATRELLALDQYGRFTLGTGHDGRDAKVHMRSASGTLHGFLVGVTGSGKTVAMALMCAAYSNAGVVCWVTAARPDAQMAAVGRYVDRQGSGALRTVRQLRAAVALMGIRGEINTEVGHDFSPHSPYPALVLVLDEFNSLVTDPEYGDEIAELTDILAREGRKFGIGVLFAGQTLNLDKLGGAASLREQVQGGVGIVLRISGGVAARQATGGLAGDADLASIPDRLGAAVSLLDRMRGTEDDRPGQSTQGAGHVVTGSDTLLMRTLYVHLPDDGSPDGLGEIFPENGAVSTLTDRESDALGDLYGDWDAPPPDTTDDDHDHDGFAPMPPVFTTAKKRVTVKDQVLAAVTRRMTSKEIRTAVDGAAGTVRNALSELVEAGLLLQVDHGEYAPLGWSE
- a CDS encoding DUF2637 domain-containing protein; translation: MATKPATRRRRPAANPKPRNGHAKTPATPASIPAQAAAPETTVPLVHPEADPVLADAADRAADLRDQAADDVARILADGQVLATELLDGARTEATSITEAAKAEQTRLLAAAATDADRVRTEAATTAVADADQVRAAAETAAEQLLADARRQADTVAATAASEAEKVLADAKATVEQLLADAHRQAQEVTTTAATHADKVRTEAAQAATKIISDTETQRAELLAGAERTAAQTRTRATTDAEQVLERARSEAGRMRESADGQAAQVRAGAEKVAAGLRADADRALADARTSAEELRTAADKNAARLREQADADATTAREAAAQATADQTAAAQARAEADRILEAATQRTVQRARRREIRTESRAKRRKARDDARPADGVPPLSGQELVLVVGIVLAAAVVSTLGLLSSYTALETKAAKWGWDWPWLLPVGIDVAIPAFTGANLILIRMGMELRWIRWVPRALTAVTVYLNWQASSTPGGRIGHAALTLLWVIFSEIASHVYGTRIGAVTGKKRMETVRRSRWILAPIPTARLRRRMILWEITSYQQALTRLQEETYMRAQLKEDFGLLWRWKAPLDKRMALKLGSAPAALADTLTPEDALTVERVEESEHARPDMSALTDEETRGERERPALTSGAHEGERDTDDDDAHRADGALTRSESDALTERRHARIRLLYTELGRRPEWKEIRDALTDAKLSDSPVSRPTAQRLRAQVEEATPGA